A region of Takifugu rubripes chromosome 6, fTakRub1.2, whole genome shotgun sequence DNA encodes the following proteins:
- the esm1 gene encoding endothelial cell-specific molecule 1, producing MSRRSLRSGLPEVVFSSPSHQISFPARPPQLHPVMSFLLLTVLSSLLVRDAEAWGASIKYAVNCPDTCNAERCGGTMRCTRTVLDDCGCCQVCAAGRGEHCYRTVSGMHGVKCGPGLFCEFYKDEDDYGDEYGICKDCLFGTFGVECRKTCNCKGGICDRETGACLTLPFFAKIASKLKNEPPAGTEVGSGEVQSTDQHTDTSTPPKRLAPR from the exons ATGAGCCGCCGGTCACTCCGCTCAGGTCTCCCAGAGGTGGTCTTCTCCTCTCCGTCTCATCAGATCAGCTTTCCAGCGCGGCCCCCCCAGCTGCACCCAGTGatgtcctttctcctcctcacgGTCTTGTCCTCACTTCTTGTGCGCGATGCTGAGGCGTGGGGAGCCAGTATCAAGTACGCGGTGAACTGCCCGGACACATGCAACGCGGAGCGGTGCGGCGGGACCATGCGGTGCACACGCACCGTCCTGGATGACTGCGGATGTTGCCAGGTCTGTGCGGCCGGCAGAGGGGAGCACTGCTACCGCACGGTGTCCGGCATGCACGGGGTGAAGTGCGGACCTGGATTATTCTGCGAGTTCTACAAGGATGAGGACGACTACGGAGACGAATATGGCATCTGCAAAG acTGCCTGTTTGGAACCTTTGGAGTTGAGTGCCGCAAGACCTGCAACTGTAAAGGTGGGATATGTGACAGGGAGACAGGAGCTTGTCTCACCCTCCCATTCTTCGCCAAAATTGCAAGCAAACTCAAAAACGAGCCACCAGCAG GCACAGAGGTGGGATCCGGAGAGGTCCAGAGCACAGATCAGCACACGGACACGTCCACTCCTCCAAAGCGGCTCGCCCCTCGCTGA